The genomic stretch TTGAGGGAACAAGTTCTAAGAAAAAACTCAACAAAAAACTAAGAGAACTTGACATTTTATTGAAGACATAATTTTTCTGATTCCTGCTCCTtcctagtgatttttttttttttttaatattagacAGGTATAATTTAGCTAGCCTgtaagcatgaaaaaaaaatgtttaaattggttcatttttggttgtttttttttttcccatttccagaATGAAAACTCAGCTTGATGTGATGAATATAGCATCCAACTGGGAAAAACCACCAGTGTATATGCCAAAGATGATAGATTTGAAATCTGTGGTTAATGAAATCTTAGCATTGGCGTTAGCACCTGTTAACACAAGCATTGTTCAAGGTAGGGAAGAAGGACTTAAAATTAAGACAAGATTTTGGAAGTCTAGAAACCTGGAACTTGTAGAACCAATTGCTAATAAACAATCTGCATGGCAACCACATGCAAGAAAACACCtgaacaaattaaattaattataaattCCTTGAAggattttaaatgtgttttatgAATGTGCTTTCTCTAGGAAGTTCCTAGGCTGTATTTTTGGAATCTGGGTGCCATATCGTACTTTTCATATCCAGCTGATAGCGCTGCTGTCAGGAGTGTGTTGCTGAACTAGATGGGCGTTTGTTGTAGTGTCATGCCAGTGCTGGCTATGCTCACATTCAACGCCTTTACTTCACAGGAGGAGGTGTTAGGTTTTCTGTCAGGGCAGGCATTTCCAGCATTTAAGAAAACGTATTACACAGGTTTCTTGCTTTATATCACAGAAAATACAACAAGTGCTAGGGTCTCAGGGCACTGTATTTTTGTTCTTAAGCTGAATCTGTTTAGGTGCACAGGAACCTTTCAGTGTTTTCCGTATTTAATATATTCTACATCATATCCTTGTGTTCTTTCTAATAGAGCTACCTTATGAAGGAAATGAGAGCTCAACTCTGTTTAAAGATACCTTAAAGCAGTGGCAGGACCAGAAGAATATGCCCAGCACATTTCTTGTAAGTTATTGGCTATGTGGTCTACAACACGGTACTATTTTTTCATTTGGTATCAAAATGAAATATAATATCTGCTGCGAAATATTTTTCAGCCTGTAGCAGGACAGGATGAAGCAGACGGTAGCAGGATCCCCACTCGATTTATGTCAATATCAGAAATGTCAGCATTTCAAAATATGAGTCATGAGGTATGATTGAACATTAGTTTAAGTATGGCTAAGTTACTATTTGTTGTGACGCAGCTTTCTAAAtaagcttttaaaatgtttttcagtttCCTTAGTAGAAAGTTATCCTTCCATTTCTAGAATGAAATCTGACTAGGTATCGAAGCTGTCagaatttaacttttttttcctttagaaagcTGAAACTTCATCTTACTACTGACTTCAAATACTTACTTTTATATTTAGTGTGGCTTTTTGAGTCACATCTGTAGCTTTCTAATCCAAATAAACTTCCCTAGTGTCTACTTGAAGAGGAAGTCATCTGCCTGTATTCTGTTTTCTAAAGATAATAGAGTTCCATCTTGTAAGACCATATAATCATTTGACATGAAACTCAATCCAATCTCTTTTTTGTTTCATGTCAAATGATGTAGTTATAcaactaaattttttttcttttttttccttactagcAGCTCCATGTGGGTGGCTGAATATTGTTCTGTACAGAATGATTCTAGTTACAGTTAGTGAAGCATGGCTGGCAGTGAATCACATTATGCATGTTCTGAGAATACCAGTGGCAGATGATTGAATTAAAAAGTTGCTTAGGTCCTTTAGATatagaaatttttttctgtattattttggaaaatacCTGTTTTCTATTGCCATTAATAATGCAATTAtatataataacaaaaaaaaaacgaacaaaaaccccaccacctAACAATTTCAGATGGCTATTTTTCATGAAAATTTGATTGAGAATTTGTTGCTTAATATCTAAGTTagtatttttgtctgttttggggtttgatAGTCACTTCAAATACAGTTTTCTCTAGTCTTCTCTTTCAAAACGTGCTTTGTTATCATGGTTCTATGTTTATCTTGCTCAAttgtttttaaagcacttttttCTGTAATGACTTGTGTTCTGTTGCCTTCCAGTAGCAATGGAAAAATACATTATAAATGTTTTAGAATATATGAAAACTTTTCTTCAGTCTTAGTCATATGTGAGTTTTATACCCTCTGAATCCATAAATGCCATGTTAGataatgtgaattttttttttgctgtaattATAGGAGTTACGTTACAAATACTATATGGAACTTCAGAAGCTCTCCAATGTGTTTAAGACTCCAAATTTACCTGCAAATAAAAAGTATAAATTTGTAACTGCTGACACCTCCAAGGATAAGTCCTCAGGAACTTCTTCTATGTCTTCACCTACCAAAGCAAATAacacagataaaataaaaatgggaattccACAAAGAGCAGATGGCTTTGACAAAAGAAGCTTTTCTGGAAGCAGTGCTCTTAGCATTCCACCCACAAATATGATCTTTTCTGAAACAAGTGGTgacttaaaattatttcatgagGGAAGTGCACAGGAAGCGTCTGCTCCAGCCTTGTCAGAAACCTCTCCAGACTTGTTAGGTAAAGAAAAATTGCCAAGACAGGCATCAGCAGGTACTGTTTCCAATGAAATGGACTCAAATTCTAGCACTTCATCAGACTTTAAGCCAGCAGCAACAGTGGCTGTTACTGTTTCAAATTCAGAATCTGTAGATGTTTCAGCCGAGAGACCTTCAGGTGTACCTTTTACTTTCAGTGCATCTAACAACTCTTTACCAAGATTTAGTAAAGATAGAGGTACATCTTCCTTTAAAAAGCAAGACAAGAAATGTgctttccctcagttttatttAGGGAGATGTGATAAGCTGGATAAAACCAATAACCAGGATAATTATGGTCCTGAAACCAAAAACGTAGTTTGTGATGCTTCAACCAGTCCTAATTTAGGCTCAGCAGAAAGTGAGAAACCACACGTTTTGTTTCCCTTTGGCAATTCAGAAGGCAATTGGTTTGCAGGATCAGAAGTCAGCAATTCATGTACGGTGTTACCATCATCGTCATATTTTAGCCGATCTGAGATGCCATCTGACAAAAAAAGATTATCTCACATGAGGGGAAAAACACCCTGTGCAAAGGAACCTGCAGGATATGGTACACAGAAACCACCTGTCTTAGGGCAACAAAAACCTCACACTTCAGAATCCAGCGCAACTGTAGCTTGCAGTACTTCAGAAACCAACACTGGAGCTGGGGTGAATGGTGTCTCCAAGACGCCCCCTCCCAccagtaatttttcattttcttttaaaagtaacTTTCCATTGCCTTCACCAGTATTTTCATTTGGAGGCATTGTCGGAAATACCTCTGATTTGATGACTTCTTccatgtttttttctggaaacagaacagaaaaaatggataaggagaagatgaaatctCCTGACAAAACACTTCTGAATCCAGAGAAACCTGTATCTTCAGAGTGTGCAGAGCCTGCTTTTCTTCAGGGTCATTCAAAATGCGAAGGCTCATGTTTGCCTATGAACTCATCTGAAAATGCTGGAAGTGCAGAAACGCTTGGTGATGGTAACACTCCTTATCAGCCGTTATGTTCAGGAGTCCTTCCCGCTGAATATGAGAATGCATCTTCCACTCAACTCATTACAGCAACAcaacaaggaaaaaaggaaaaagatgaaaaaactaTTGCTGAAAACAACTGTGTGTGTCCTAGAAGGGAGGATAAACCTGAGCCTGTACAGTTTCAGAATACAGCTTGTTCTGGCACATGCAGTGATCCATCTTTAGGAGGTTCTGTGCTTGCAGTAAGTGAGACAGGAGGAATCCTAAGGGACAGCACTTTGGACACTTAAGAGCTAAGTCAAACATCTGTCTCTACTGATACCAGCCATGGatcagaatatttttctgttgctgAAGACAAAATGTCTACTAGAAGAAAATCAGATGTGAAGAAAGACTGGAAAGAAGCTGGAATTCAATAAATACTActtaatacatttaaaaagtgGGGATACTTGTGATTTTACAGCTGTTCTTCTCCCTGATTCTTGCCAGTAGAGGTATTTCTGTGTTGGAAATGAAACTGCTTATGAGCAGTACAATGCAATGAAGTGATTTTTATAGTATACTCACAAACTGAAGAAACAACCAAAATTTTCATGTCCTGATCAAGACCAAAGCATAGCCATAGATGCTGCATCTTCAAGAATGCAAACCTTCTGGGGTATGTTTCGGGGGTGGGGAACTGAGGTGTCCCACAAAGTGGGTTGGGTGGAGCCTCAGTGGCAGGGGGCAGTAAATTGTTGTCTGGGTACAGCCGCACTTGCACTTGAATGGGTAAGAGAACAGCCAAGACATTCACctcatgggctgggagggaggagagccacaacaaaaataaaggatATTGAAGGCATTACAGAAAATTGTTTTGCCTGTCTCCCCTTGGCTGTTCCCTTTTTTCTGTGATGTGTTTAATGTATATTGAAGGTGTAAGTTCTAGTGTAATTTCAATAATTTGTTTTGTGCTTTTGAAATGGAAGCATTGCATCAGTGTTCTTGTTACACATTGCAGAAGAGTGTCAGCTACACTTCTGAAATGCTGccttcaggaaaaagaaacatcaCAATAAAATTTCAGCTCTTTCTGGCAACAGTTTGGGAATACTTGGGCAGATATTAACTTGCTTTATAAGTGAAAGCTTTTGGAGAATCTagcttttaaaacacaaaaattcTCTTCTAAAATCTGTGTAATGAcaagacaaaaggaaaacagcactTCTCACTGTATGTATTAACGATTTAGAACTCATGGAATTTTTAGTCCATGAAAATCGATACAAAGGATAAAAAGACCATCATTTCTACTTTGCTGGCCATTTTGTTGGACCCAAGAGATAATTGTGCTTTAGTTATTGGAATACACAGACAGTAGTACTGTTTCAGAAAAAAGCTCTATTTTGTTTC from Aphelocoma coerulescens isolate FSJ_1873_10779 chromosome 4, UR_Acoe_1.0, whole genome shotgun sequence encodes the following:
- the LOC138109734 gene encoding uncharacterized protein isoform X1; translated protein: MEASLTCAVCLSLLEEPVTLPPCSHNFCRGCVVECLASAEAARLRQLQRSPGQARLGRGAPGPGPGPSCARVPCPLCRKLCPLPRGGVAALPVNTTLAEIVKIYRSGAAGAATAGEAALGPKPGSDLVSPQVFGGSCQKHPSRPVQLYCRMCRQAGCGQCVSEEHQGIFHSVNLIDTVYQEEKLTFFSTLKQMRIINEKLVNEISKQPNDTDMMLKNDAEIIELKFGEIFKTLEMKKQQLLADLENQRVKKEKEFQIWKKMKETHKKTIENFLKDCEKLVHECDPQCFLEVACGLNTRMKTQLDVMNIASNWEKPPVYMPKMIDLKSVVNEILALALAPVNTSIVQELPYEGNESSTLFKDTLKQWQDQKNMPSTFLPVAGQDEADGSRIPTRFMSISEMSAFQNMSHEELRYKYYMELQKLSNVFKTPNLPANKKYKFVTADTSKDKSSGTSSMSSPTKANNTDKIKMGIPQRADGFDKRSFSGSSALSIPPTNMIFSETSGDLKLFHEGSAQEASAPALSETSPDLLGKEKLPRQASAGTVSNEMDSNSSTSSDFKPAATVAVTVSNSESVDVSAERPSGVPFTFSASNNSLPRFSKDRGTSSFKKQDKKCAFPQFYLGRCDKLDKTNNQDNYGPETKNVVCDASTSPNLGSAESEKPHVLFPFGNSEGNWFAGSEVSNSCTVLPSSSYFSRSEMPSDKKRLSHMRGKTPCAKEPAGYGTQKPPVLGQQKPHTSESSATVACSTSETNTGAGVNGVSKTPPPTSNFSFSFKSNFPLPSPVFSFGGIVGNTSDLMTSSMFFSGNRTEKMDKEKMKSPDKTLLNPEKPVSSECAEPAFLQGHSKCEGSCLPMNSSENAGSAETLGDGNTPYQPLCSGVLPAEYENASSTQLITATQQGKKEKDEKTIAENNCVCPRREDKPEPVQFQNTACSGTCSDPSLGGSVLAVSETGGILRDSTLDT
- the LOC138109734 gene encoding uncharacterized protein isoform X2, yielding MEASLTCAVCLSLLEEPVTLPPCSHNFCRGCVVECLASAEAARLRQLQRSPGQARLGRGAPGPGPGPSCARVPCPLCRKLCPLPRGGVAALPVNTTLAEIVKIYRSGAAGAATAGEAALGPKPGSDLVSPQVFGGSCQKHPSRPVQLYCRMCRQAGCGQCVSEEHQGIFHSVNLIDTVYQEEKMMLKNDAEIIELKFGEIFKTLEMKKQQLLADLENQRVKKEKEFQIWKKMKETHKKTIENFLKDCEKLVHECDPQCFLEVACGLNTRMKTQLDVMNIASNWEKPPVYMPKMIDLKSVVNEILALALAPVNTSIVQELPYEGNESSTLFKDTLKQWQDQKNMPSTFLPVAGQDEADGSRIPTRFMSISEMSAFQNMSHEELRYKYYMELQKLSNVFKTPNLPANKKYKFVTADTSKDKSSGTSSMSSPTKANNTDKIKMGIPQRADGFDKRSFSGSSALSIPPTNMIFSETSGDLKLFHEGSAQEASAPALSETSPDLLGKEKLPRQASAGTVSNEMDSNSSTSSDFKPAATVAVTVSNSESVDVSAERPSGVPFTFSASNNSLPRFSKDRGTSSFKKQDKKCAFPQFYLGRCDKLDKTNNQDNYGPETKNVVCDASTSPNLGSAESEKPHVLFPFGNSEGNWFAGSEVSNSCTVLPSSSYFSRSEMPSDKKRLSHMRGKTPCAKEPAGYGTQKPPVLGQQKPHTSESSATVACSTSETNTGAGVNGVSKTPPPTSNFSFSFKSNFPLPSPVFSFGGIVGNTSDLMTSSMFFSGNRTEKMDKEKMKSPDKTLLNPEKPVSSECAEPAFLQGHSKCEGSCLPMNSSENAGSAETLGDGNTPYQPLCSGVLPAEYENASSTQLITATQQGKKEKDEKTIAENNCVCPRREDKPEPVQFQNTACSGTCSDPSLGGSVLAVSETGGILRDSTLDT